The proteins below come from a single Elgaria multicarinata webbii isolate HBS135686 ecotype San Diego chromosome 11, rElgMul1.1.pri, whole genome shotgun sequence genomic window:
- the LOC134405303 gene encoding olfactory receptor 5G9-like, with product MKNQTEIAEFILIGFEGEPHMETALLVLFLMMYITTLVGNIGMIIIISADSQLHTPMYFFLKNLSFIDICYSSVITPKAMLSFANGKKTISYRGCATQMFFYSLLGTTEAFFLAGMAYDRFIAICKPLLYHATMSKKNCACLVVVSYFLGFLNCCTQTTLTFSLSYCEPGEINQFFCDVPAVMKASCSDTFTNEIVLLVLCGSIVVITFTIVLTSYSYIVVTVFRIPSLKGKCKAFSTCTSHIMAVSLFFGTAFFMYGQPGAISSPNHGKVVSVFYTIVIPMLNPLIYSLRNTEVKNALVRQLKRVYFLTLFFFVFKKANSHATYEKYS from the exons ATGAAAAACCAAACTGAGATAGCTGAATTCATCTTGATTGGATTTGAGGGTGAGCCACATATGGAGACAGCTCTATTAGTTCTCTTCTTAATGATGTACATCACCACCCTGGTGGGGAACATTGGCATGATCATAATCATCAGTGCTGACTCCCAACTTCACACCCCTATGTACTTCTTCCTGAAGAACTTGTCCTTCATAGATATATGTTACTCTTCAGTCATCACACCCAAAGCCATGCTGAGCTTTGCCAATGGGAAAAAGACAATTTCCTATAGAGGATGTGCAACTCAAATGTTCTTCTATTCTCTTCTTGGGACCACTGAGGCTTTTTTTCTGGCTGGGATGGCATATGATCGATTCATTGCTATCTGCAAGCCATTGCTTTACCATGCTACTATGTCCAAGAAGAACTGTGCATGTCTGGTGGTGGTTTCATACTTCTTAGGCTTTCTCAACTGTTGCACCCAGACTACTCTCACATTCAGTTTGTCGTATTGTGAGCCAGGAGAGATCAACCAGTTCTTTTGTGATGTCCCAGCTGTCATGAAGGCCTCTTGCTCAGACACTTTCACAAATGAAATTGTACTCCTAGTGCTTTGTGGGTCTATTGTAGTAATAACATTCACAATTGTCCTAACCTCCTATAGCTACATCGTAGTTACAGTGTTTCGCATACCATCTTTAAAAGGGAAATGCAAAGCTTTCTCAACCTGTACTTCTCACATCATGGCTGTAAGCTTGTTCTTTGGCACAGCTTTCTTCATGTACGGGCAGCCTGGGGCCATCTCTTCTCCTAATCATGGCAAGGTTGTGTCTGTCTTCTACACCATTGTAATCCCAATGTTGAACCCATTAATCTATAGCCTAAGAAACACGGAAGTAAAAAATGCCTTGGTAAGGCAGCTGAAAAGG GTGTATTtccttactctttttttttttgtttttaaaaaagcaaactcacATGCCACATATGAAAAATACTCTTGA
- the LOC134405302 gene encoding olfactory receptor 9S13-like: protein MSLPHIHYVLENNIGNQTIVTQFFLEGFQSQLQLALCFLFILMYVFTLLGNIGMITVITVDAQLQNPMYFFLKNLSFLDVCYSSVITPKAMLAFATGNKTISYNECAIQMFFFSLFGTTECFFLAVMAYDRFIAICSPLLYNITMSKKTCVLLVAVSYLFGFLNCCTQTSLTFSLSFCEPGKINQFFCDVPAVMKASCSDTSANEIVLLAMCGFIIVITSMIVLISYSYIVATILRIPSVEGRHKAFSTCTSHIMAVSLFFGTAFFMYGQPGAISSPNQGKVVSVFYTIVIPMLNPLIYSLRNKEVKDALWRQLKRKALFH, encoded by the coding sequence ATGTCCTTACCCCACATTCATTATGTTCTAGAAAACAACATAGGAAACCAAACCATTGTTACACAATTCTTCTTGGAGGGATTCCAAAGTCAGCTACAGCTGGCTCTATGCTTTCTTTTCATACTAATGTATGTGTTCACTTTGCTAGGGAATATCGGAATGATCACTGTCATCACTGTTGATGCCCAACTTCAGAATCCTATGTACTTCTTCCTGAAGAACTTATCCTTCTTAGATGTCTGCTACTCTTCAGTTATCACTCCCAAAGCCATGCTGGCCTTTGCAACTGGGAACAAGACCATTTCTTACAACGAATGTGCCATACAAatgttcttcttctctctctttgggACCACTGAATGTTTTTTCTTAGCTGTGATGGCATATGACCGGTTCATTGCAATCTGCAGTCCATTGCTTTATAACATCACCATGTCCAAGAAGACCTGTGTACTTCTGGTTGCAGTTTCATACTTGTTTGGCTTTCTCAATTGTTGCACCCAGACGAGTCTTACATTCAGCTTGTCCTTTTGTGAGCCAGGGAAAATCAACCAGTTCTTTTGTGATGTCCCAGCTGTCATGAAGGCCTCTTGCTCAGACACTTCTGCAAATGAAATTGTGCTCCTAGCAATGTGTGGTTTTATTATAGTTATAACATCCATGATTGTCCTAATCTCCTATAGCTACATTGTGGCCACAATCTTGCGCATACCCTCTGTGGAGGGCAGACACAAAGCTTTCTCAACCTGTACTTCTCACATCATGGCTGTAAGCTTGTTCTTTGGCACAGCTTTCTTCATGTATGGCCAGCCTGGGGCCATTTCTTCTCCTAACCAAGGCAAAGTGGTCTCTGTGTTCTACACCATTGTAATCCCAATGTTGAACCCATTAATCTATAGCCTAAGGAACAAGGAGGTCAAAGATGCCTTATGGAGGCAGCTAAAAAGAAAGGCTTTGTTCCACTGA
- the LOC134405304 gene encoding LOW QUALITY PROTEIN: olfactory receptor 5AR1-like (The sequence of the model RefSeq protein was modified relative to this genomic sequence to represent the inferred CDS: substituted 1 base at 1 genomic stop codon), which translates to MENHTEVTEFILVGFKGQQLMQIALFLLFLMIYVITLVGNIGMIIITSADSQLHTPMYFFLKNLSFLDICYSSVITPRAMLSFATENKAISYNGCATQMFFFSLFGTAEAFFLAVMAYDRFIAICNPLLYHMVMSKKRCVCLLCISYFFGCVNCCTQTGFTFSLSFCGPTEINHFFCDVPAVMKASCSDTFMNELVLLALCGCIIVTTAIVVLISYGYIVTTILRIPSVKGRSKAFSTCTSHLMAVSLFFGTVFFMYAQPGAMSSPNRGKVVSVFYTVVIPMLNPIIYSLRNKEVKEALNRQFRKKRLVHXYIEVLFLLYRFGNGI; encoded by the coding sequence ATGGAAAACCATACTGAGGTCACAGAATTCATACTAGTGGGATTTAAGGGCCAGCAACTGATGCAAATAgctttatttcttctctttttgatGATATATGTCATCACCCTGGTGGGGAACATTGGCATGATCATAATCACCAGTGCTGACTCTCAACTCCATACCCCTATGTACTTCTTCCTGAAGAACCTGTCCTTCTTGGATATTTGCTACTCTTCGGTCATCACTCCCAGAGCCATGCTCAGCTTTGCAACTGAAAACAAGGCCATTTCCTACAATGGCTGTGCAACCCAGatgttcttcttttctctttttgggaCCGCAGAGGCTTTTTTCCTGGCTGTGATGGCATATGACCGATTCATTGCCATCTGTAACCCACTACTCTACCATATGGTTATGTCCAAGAAGAGATGTGtttgcctcctgtgcatctcttaCTTCTTTGGGTGTGTCAACTGCTGCACCCAGACTGGCTTTACTTTCAGTTTATCATTCTGTGGTCCAACTGAAATAAACCACTTCTTTTGTGATGTCCCAGCTGTGATGAAAGCCTCCTGCTCAGACACATTTATGAATGAACTTGTGCTCTTAGCTTTGTGTGGGTGTATCATTGTGACCACAGCCATAGTTGTCCTAATATCTTATGGTTACATTGTTACTACCATCTTGCGCATACCATCTGTAAAAGGGAGAAGTAAAGCCTTCTCAACTTGTACCTCCCATTTGATGGCAGTAAGCCTTTTCTTTGGGACAGTTTTCTTTATGTATGCACAACCTGGAGCCATGTCCTCTCCTAACCGGGGTAAAGTGGTATCAGTCTTTTACACAGTTGTGATCCCAATGTTGAACCCCATCATCTATAGTCTAAGGAACAAGGAGGTCAAAGAGGCTCTAAACAGACAATTCAGAAAGAAAAGACTTGTGCATTGATACATAGA
- the LOC134406547 gene encoding olfactory receptor 6B9-like, with protein sequence MGKGNQTIITEFILLGFPTSMNFQLVLFIIFLLNYLLVLAENLIIMMAIWMNRNLHKPMYYFLCNLSFLEVWYITVTIPKMLLDFLTQSKLISFAGCMTQLYFFVSLACTECVLLAVMAYDRYVAICFPLRYSVIMSTRLCFQLAGGSWISGFTISVFKVSFISQLTFCGSNIINHFFCDISPVLNLACTDMSVAELVDFVLAIIILVLPLCVTVLSYIYIITTILHIPSATGRNKAFSTCASHLTVVIIYYTAMIFMYVRPKAITSYDSNKLISAIYAVLTPMLNPFIYCLRNKEVKKAIWRTMGGKIII encoded by the coding sequence ATGGGGAAAGGGAATCAAACCATTATCACAGAATTCATCCTCCTAGGCTTCCCCACCTCCATGAACTTCCAACTTGTACTCTTCATCATTTTCTTACTGAACTACCTTTTGGTATTGGCGGAGAACCTAATCATCATGATGGCCATCTGGATGAACAGAAACCTACACAAGCCCATGTACTACTTCCTCTGTAATTTGTCCTTCCTGGAGGTCTGGTACATCACTGTCACCATCCCCAAGATGCTGTTGGACTTCCTTACTCAGAGCAAGCTTATCTCCTTTGCTGGATGCATGACTCAGCTTTACTTCTTTGTCTCTCTAGCATGCACTGAGTGTGTACTGCTGGCTGTAATGGCCTATGATCGCTATGTTGCCATTTGCTTTCCACTACGTTATTCAGTCATTATGAGCACGAGGCTCTGCTTCCAATTGGCAGGTGGGTCATGGATCAGTGGTTTCACCATCTCTGTTTTCAAGGTTTCTTTCATTTCACAATTAACATTCTGTGGTTCCAACATCATCAACCACTTCTTCTGTGACATCTCACCTGTGCTTAATCTGGCCTGCACCGATATGTCAGTAGCTGAGCTGGTGGATTTTGTACTAGCCATAATCATACTGGTCCTTCCTCTCTGTGTGACTGTTCTGTCCTACATctacatcatcaccaccatccttCACATTCCTTCAGCCACTGGGCGCAACAAGGCTTTCTCTACCTGTGCCTCACACCTCACAGTTGTAATAATTTATTATACAGCCATGATCTTCATGTATGTGAGGCCCAAGGCCATCACTTCCTATGACTCCAACAAGCTAATCTCAGCCATCTATGCTGTTCTGACTCCCATGCTAAATCCTTTCATTTACTGCCTCAGGAATAAAGAGGTCAAGAAGGCTATTTGGAGAACAATGGGTGGCAAGATAATCATCTGA